The Meiothermus sp. CFH 77666 region CCAGGTTATCAGTCGGACTTGCCCGGCAAACGGGGTATCTCCACTACCGCTCGCACGAAGGCGTTGCCGGTGGCGCTCTCGGCCAGAGCCAGGGGCGCGCCTGGCTGGTAAATGCCGCTCCTGCCCTCGAAAGAGAGGTCGTAGAAGCGCCCATTCAGCATGGGGTTGAGCCCGTAGTGCAGGTTTTCGCGGTTTTGCAGCTTCCTGGCAAGCCCTTCGCGCAGCCAGACCTCGCCCTCTACTTCGCGGGGGTCTGCACTCCAGGGCCCCTCCCAGCGGGCAGCGTTGGCCGAGGGCTGTACCACCAGCCAGGCCCCGGCGGCGTCGGCCTGCTCGATCAGGTCTTCGTGAAAAGCATCCAGGCAGATCAGGTTGGCCAGAGTGCCCAGGCGGGTGTGGAGGGTCTGCCTGCCCATCTGGCCGCTCGTCAAAAACGCGCGGCGTTCATCGGCGGTCAGATGAACCTTGGGGATGCGCCCCAGCACGGCGCCCTGGGGCGAAACCATGAGCGAGAGGTTGTACACGCCTTTGCCCCTGGCGTGGAGGCGCTGCGTCGGCTCCCAGTCCATTTGCGGACTAAAAATACTGCCGGCCACAACGTAACCACCGACTGCCTGAGCGGCTTCCCGAAAGGCCTGTTCGTACACCGGCCAGACCAATGGGGCTCGTAGATGGTAGAGCGCGGCGGGGCTCCAGACCCCCAGCTGCAGGAGGGCAGGCCAGTGTTCGCGGAGTAACTGCAAGGCAGCCTGCAGGCTGGTTCGGGCCCCCTGCACCGCCCTCGAGGTCTCCAGCCAGAACACCAGGGGCAGGGCAAACAGTTCAGGGAAAGCCAGAATGCGGGGTTCGTCCTGGGGCAGGCCCTCCGTGGCGGCCCGGCAGAGCTCGAGTACATACTGCTTGAAGGCCAGGGCGCTGGTATAGGGCGCGGTTTGCAGCTCGGTTTGGACGGCGATCAGTTGCACCCGCATCTACTTCACCTTACTACAGCCTGGGCCGATGGCGGCCCGGTATGTGGCCAGGCTTTTATCATAATCACATATGAAAGCTGTCTCCATCCCCAGTCCGTTGCCGTATCTAGCCCAGATACCCGATTCCCGCGAGTACTTGAAAACCCATCATCGCTGGCAAGACCTGCTGCTGATC contains the following coding sequences:
- a CDS encoding nitrilase encodes the protein MRVQLIAVQTELQTAPYTSALAFKQYVLELCRAATEGLPQDEPRILAFPELFALPLVFWLETSRAVQGARTSLQAALQLLREHWPALLQLGVWSPAALYHLRAPLVWPVYEQAFREAAQAVGGYVVAGSIFSPQMDWEPTQRLHARGKGVYNLSLMVSPQGAVLGRIPKVHLTADERRAFLTSGQMGRQTLHTRLGTLANLICLDAFHEDLIEQADAAGAWLVVQPSANAARWEGPWSADPREVEGEVWLREGLARKLQNRENLHYGLNPMLNGRFYDLSFEGRSGIYQPGAPLALAESATGNAFVRAVVEIPRLPGKSD